In Pseudomonadota bacterium, a single window of DNA contains:
- a CDS encoding SDR family NAD(P)-dependent oxidoreductase, which produces MDHGLEGKRALVTGAGSGIGFAIAEALAGEGATVALHGRDLERTVEVRRNIEAANGRAISVAADLLNPAEIKAMCADTLERLGGIDIIVNNAGWADFAPVPEMDEQMWDRIMDTNVKAPYLVSRHLLPAMLDAGTGGCILFNASTSGKSADANWTAYNASKHAILQFMKCLAMEVGERDIRVNAICPGWAESKMASAAIRKTAETKGEDFDTTYSNTMRGNMLGALIGPESLADMAVYLAGRHGRYITGQAINVCGGVNYY; this is translated from the coding sequence ATGGACCACGGACTCGAAGGCAAACGGGCGCTGGTGACGGGCGCGGGAAGCGGCATTGGGTTCGCCATCGCCGAAGCCTTGGCGGGTGAGGGCGCCACGGTGGCACTACATGGCCGCGATTTGGAGCGCACCGTTGAAGTCCGGCGCAATATCGAGGCAGCGAACGGTCGCGCTATTTCCGTCGCCGCCGACTTGCTCAACCCGGCCGAGATCAAGGCCATGTGCGCAGACACACTCGAGCGCCTCGGCGGTATCGACATCATCGTCAACAATGCGGGATGGGCAGATTTCGCGCCGGTCCCGGAAATGGACGAGCAGATGTGGGACCGCATCATGGATACAAACGTCAAGGCGCCCTATTTGGTTTCCCGCCATTTGCTGCCGGCCATGCTGGATGCGGGCACGGGCGGCTGCATTCTTTTTAACGCCTCGACCAGCGGCAAATCGGCGGACGCGAATTGGACCGCCTACAACGCCTCCAAACATGCCATCCTGCAATTTATGAAATGCCTAGCGATGGAAGTCGGCGAACGGGATATCCGCGTCAACGCGATTTGCCCCGGCTGGGCCGAATCGAAAATGGCGAGCGCCGCGATCCGCAAGACCGCCGAAACAAAAGGCGAAGACTTCGACACCACCTACTCGAATACGATGCGCGGCAATATGCTTGGCGCATTGATTGGCCCTGAAAGCCTCGCCGACATGGCGGTCTATCTCGCGGGTCGGCACGGGCGCTATATCACTGGCCAAGCGATCAATGTGTGCGGAGGTGTGAACTATTACTGA
- a CDS encoding metal-dependent phosphohydrolase codes for MLNVTEITINAFTERLKDAYTANFGRQKPDYPDIIAWVGRMSLERIADSDALYHDVEHTLMVTLAGQEILLGKHIREGGITPDDWLHFMVALLCHDIGYVRGVCIGDVAGAYVIDQVGNTFSPPQGASDASLTPYHVERGKIFVRERFSQLGMLDVDRVIAGLELTRFPVPDVGDARDTTGVAGLVRAADLIGQLGDPNYMRKINRLFHEFNETGANKKMGFNSPADLAAGYSNFFFDAVGPYIGEGLNYLRMTQHGKQWIANLYAHVFAAEHREPQLGPQRGEG; via the coding sequence ATATTAAACGTAACGGAAATAACCATCAACGCGTTTACTGAGCGCCTTAAGGATGCTTACACCGCAAATTTCGGCCGGCAAAAACCAGATTATCCGGATATCATCGCTTGGGTCGGGCGCATGTCGCTGGAGCGCATCGCCGATTCGGATGCGCTCTATCACGATGTCGAACACACGTTAATGGTGACCCTGGCCGGGCAGGAAATTCTGCTCGGCAAACATATCCGCGAGGGCGGCATTACGCCCGACGACTGGTTGCATTTCATGGTCGCGTTGCTGTGCCATGATATCGGCTATGTGCGCGGCGTCTGTATCGGGGACGTTGCCGGCGCCTATGTGATCGATCAAGTCGGCAACACTTTTTCACCGCCACAGGGCGCATCCGACGCCAGCCTCACGCCCTATCATGTCGAGCGCGGCAAGATATTTGTGCGCGAGCGCTTCAGCCAATTGGGCATGCTTGATGTCGACCGCGTGATCGCTGGGTTGGAGCTGACGCGCTTTCCTGTACCCGACGTAGGCGATGCACGCGACACCACGGGCGTCGCCGGGCTGGTGCGCGCTGCCGATCTTATCGGCCAGTTGGGAGACCCCAACTATATGCGCAAGATCAACCGCCTTTTTCACGAGTTCAACGAAACCGGCGCGAACAAAAAAATGGGGTTCAACAGTCCCGCGGATTTAGCGGCGGGGTACTCCAATTTCTTCTTCGATGCGGTCGGGCCGTACATCGGCGAGGGCCTGAATTATTTGCGCATGACCCAACACGGCAAGCAGTGGATCGCTAACCTCTACGCTCACGTCTTCGCCGCCGAGCACCGCGAGCCGCAACTCGGCCCGCAGCGCGGCGAAGGTTAG
- a CDS encoding LLM class flavin-dependent oxidoreductase, translating into MKHALFMMPIHARDKDYHVGLAEDREAIILADKLGYSEAWIGEHYASGPEQITSPMMFLASLITETTNIKLCTGVICLPQYHPGQVAGQAAMFDHLSKGRFIMGVGPGGLPPDFELFGTMDAERNEMMIESIDMIRKIWSGEPPWDIKGKHWHIKIQDWVHDDIGLGHMLKPYQKPFPPIGISAMSPFSSSIRYAAQQDFIPLSANFIGNWSVKSHWQVYAEEREKNGQVVDPSIWRVARNIHVGETDAEAEAFVKEANGSCDWYFKYLHTIFERAKMKGAFVINKGDDGDALTHEDLRDNYTIYGSPSTVAEKILAFRDEIGDFGTLVQTAQDWTDADAMKRSMKLLAEEVMPAVNSAIGNKQAAE; encoded by the coding sequence ATGAAACACGCATTATTCATGATGCCAATTCATGCGCGCGACAAGGATTACCACGTCGGGCTGGCGGAAGATCGGGAAGCGATCATTCTGGCCGATAAATTGGGCTACTCGGAAGCCTGGATCGGTGAACACTACGCCTCTGGGCCGGAGCAGATCACCTCGCCGATGATGTTCTTAGCGAGCCTGATTACCGAAACAACCAACATCAAGCTGTGCACCGGCGTGATTTGCTTGCCGCAATATCATCCCGGCCAAGTCGCAGGGCAGGCGGCGATGTTTGATCATCTCTCTAAGGGCCGCTTCATCATGGGCGTTGGGCCGGGCGGGCTGCCGCCAGATTTCGAATTGTTCGGCACCATGGACGCTGAGCGCAACGAGATGATGATCGAATCCATCGATATGATCCGCAAGATTTGGTCCGGCGAGCCGCCTTGGGACATTAAGGGCAAACATTGGCACATCAAGATCCAAGATTGGGTGCATGACGATATCGGCCTGGGCCATATGTTAAAGCCCTACCAGAAACCGTTCCCGCCAATAGGAATTTCGGCGATGAGCCCGTTCTCAAGCTCTATCCGTTACGCCGCCCAACAGGATTTTATCCCGCTTTCGGCTAATTTTATCGGCAATTGGTCAGTGAAATCGCATTGGCAGGTCTATGCCGAGGAACGCGAGAAAAATGGCCAGGTAGTGGACCCCTCAATTTGGCGCGTGGCGCGCAACATCCATGTCGGCGAAACCGATGCCGAGGCGGAAGCGTTCGTCAAAGAGGCCAACGGTAGCTGCGATTGGTATTTCAAATATCTTCATACCATTTTCGAGCGCGCCAAGATGAAAGGCGCCTTTGTGATTAACAAAGGCGACGATGGGGATGCTCTCACGCATGAGGATCTGCGGGACAATTACACCATCTATGGCAGCCCGAGCACGGTGGCTGAAAAAATTCTCGCCTTCCGCGATGAGATCGGTGATTTCGGCACTTTGGTTCAAACGGCGCAGGATTGGACAGACGCAGATGCCATGAAGCGCTCGATGAAACTGCTTGCCGAGGAGGTCATGCCAGCGGTCAACTCGGCCATCGGTAACAAGCAGGCAGCCGAGTAG
- a CDS encoding SDR family oxidoreductase, whose product MADYAIVTGGSQGIGLAICRRLKQDGTTPIIFDRVAPEDSSVGEFRAVELSDLQATAAALDWALGLGPVSRLVNNVGVVMPALLEDTSLEDFDALMALNVRCAIQCTQAVAPAMRKRGMGRIVNIASRAALGKVLRTNYSASKAALIGLTRTWSLELAADGITVNCICPGPIATELYKKANPADDPRTIASLATVPAGRIGVPEDIAQAAAFFLAEGSGFINGQTLYVCGASSVGRAGV is encoded by the coding sequence ATGGCCGATTACGCCATTGTCACCGGCGGATCGCAAGGCATCGGTCTTGCGATCTGTCGCCGCCTGAAACAGGACGGCACGACCCCAATCATTTTTGACCGCGTCGCGCCGGAAGATTCTAGCGTCGGTGAGTTTCGCGCTGTCGAGCTTTCTGATCTCCAGGCAACGGCGGCGGCGTTGGATTGGGCATTGGGGCTGGGGCCGGTCAGCCGCTTGGTCAACAATGTCGGCGTCGTTATGCCGGCTTTGCTGGAAGATACCTCACTCGAAGATTTCGATGCCTTAATGGCACTAAACGTGAGATGCGCTATCCAGTGCACCCAGGCAGTGGCGCCAGCCATGCGCAAACGCGGCATGGGCCGAATCGTCAACATAGCCAGCCGTGCCGCGCTCGGCAAAGTGCTCAGAACTAATTATTCCGCCAGCAAGGCAGCTCTCATCGGTCTCACCCGCACTTGGTCGCTCGAACTGGCGGCGGATGGCATTACGGTCAACTGCATCTGCCCTGGCCCTATCGCCACCGAGCTCTACAAGAAGGCCAATCCGGCCGATGACCCCCGCACCATTGCGTCCCTCGCGACCGTTCCGGCAGGGCGTATCGGCGTTCCCGAAGATATCGCCCAAGCCGCCGCATTCTTCCTTGCCGAAGGTTCTGGCTTCATCAACGGCCAAACGCTTTATGTTTGTGGGGCTTCAAGCGTCGGGCGTGCAGGCGTTTAA
- the hisN gene encoding histidinol-phosphatase — translation MHKACDASGEVIKRYFRSPVDVVDKADKGPGVYSPVTKADRGAEQAIRALINETFPDHGIKGEEFGDEKLDAEYVWVLDPIDGTKAFITGFTTWGTLIALLKDGEPVLGAMNQPFVGERFIGVSGQTTLNGQQLRTRACPKLEQARLGITELEMMHTDAQRRAFESVASRVEYLRLGGDCYNYALLAGGHIDLVIEGDLMPWDIQALIPIVEGAGGVISLWDGAPVQGGGWVVAAGDAALHAEAVAYLKHAAPN, via the coding sequence CTGCACAAGGCGTGCGACGCTTCGGGTGAGGTCATCAAGCGCTATTTTCGCAGTCCCGTAGATGTGGTCGATAAGGCCGATAAAGGGCCCGGCGTCTATTCACCGGTCACCAAAGCGGATCGAGGCGCAGAGCAAGCCATCCGCGCCCTGATTAACGAGACGTTCCCCGACCATGGCATCAAAGGCGAAGAATTTGGCGACGAAAAGCTCGACGCCGAATATGTCTGGGTGCTTGATCCGATCGACGGCACCAAGGCCTTCATCACCGGGTTTACCACATGGGGGACCTTGATCGCGCTTTTGAAAGATGGGGAACCGGTCCTCGGCGCCATGAACCAGCCGTTTGTCGGTGAACGCTTTATCGGCGTGTCTGGCCAAACCACCCTGAACGGCCAGCAACTGCGCACCCGCGCCTGCCCCAAGCTTGAGCAGGCTAGATTGGGAATTACTGAGTTAGAAATGATGCACACTGATGCCCAGCGTCGTGCCTTCGAATCTGTCGCATCTCGGGTCGAATATCTGCGCCTGGGCGGTGATTGCTATAATTACGCTCTATTGGCGGGGGGACATATCGATCTGGTTATCGAGGGTGACCTAATGCCGTGGGACATTCAGGCGCTGATCCCGATTGTCGAAGGCGCCGGAGGAGTGATCAGTCTTTGGGATGGCGCCCCTGTACAAGGTGGCGGCTGGGTCGTCGCGGCCGGCGACGCGGCATTACATGCCGAGGCGGTGGCATATTTGAAACATGCCGCACCAAATTGA
- a CDS encoding TraR/DksA C4-type zinc finger protein has translation MDINNIKADLVARRQALVELAEEAEGAQKPVELDQTRVGRLSRMDALQGQAMAQETARRRNNEVARIDAAIKRVDEDEYGYCLACGEKIATQRLALDPMAAVCVTCAAGK, from the coding sequence ATGGATATCAATAATATCAAGGCGGATTTAGTAGCGCGTCGGCAGGCGCTCGTCGAACTTGCCGAGGAAGCGGAAGGCGCGCAGAAACCGGTCGAGTTGGATCAGACGCGGGTGGGGCGGCTGTCGCGCATGGATGCGTTACAAGGACAGGCCATGGCGCAGGAAACCGCCCGGCGGCGCAACAACGAAGTGGCGCGTATCGACGCCGCGATCAAGCGCGTCGACGAAGATGAATATGGCTATTGCCTGGCATGCGGCGAGAAGATAGCTACCCAGCGCTTGGCGCTCGATCCCATGGCGGCGGTCTGCGTAACCTGCGCCGCGGGCAAATAG